One genomic segment of Anaerobiospirillum thomasii includes these proteins:
- a CDS encoding MFS transporter gives MQSYNLYKIMLSGRGTFLCAGFAIAAWAPMIPYVQKRFDLDEQGLGLMLLCVAGGGLAFMPLCSYLTTRLGCKKVLYATIAILSLCLGAIPLINNIYVMALLLIIFGGASVAADVVSNINAALLEKILDKPIMSGLHGMYSVGGFLGASAVTAVLGFTKDSMYGGIFAAFALAIMLLTLCPHLLGLEDNKLAKNDESRDGKTHRGFYIHHMVLIIGILCFIMFLTEGAILDWSSVYLHQMRNVALENAGYGYASFAIAMTLFRLSGDKIVSSLGRRFTIVSGSLCVFAGFATTVIMPSVIGVMTGFFLIGVGASNIVPQLISYIAKRKEMPMHVSITYVNALGYIGILSGPALIGFIAQRIGLEMTFLCLGINVLILGLVSFVILRTDKKKGS, from the coding sequence ATGCAATCTTATAATCTTTATAAAATCATGCTCTCAGGACGAGGCACCTTTTTATGTGCAGGCTTTGCCATTGCCGCCTGGGCCCCTATGATTCCCTATGTACAAAAGAGATTTGACCTTGATGAACAGGGTTTAGGCCTTATGCTTTTGTGCGTGGCTGGAGGTGGTCTTGCCTTTATGCCCCTTTGCTCATACCTTACAACACGCCTTGGCTGTAAAAAGGTGCTCTATGCCACCATAGCCATTTTATCACTCTGTCTTGGTGCCATTCCTCTTATCAACAATATCTATGTCATGGCTCTGCTGCTTATTATCTTTGGCGGGGCTAGTGTGGCAGCCGACGTGGTCTCAAATATCAATGCTGCTCTTTTAGAAAAGATTTTAGACAAACCTATAATGTCAGGCCTGCATGGTATGTACTCTGTAGGTGGCTTTTTAGGAGCCAGTGCCGTAACTGCCGTGCTTGGCTTTACCAAAGACAGTATGTATGGCGGTATCTTTGCTGCCTTTGCCCTTGCCATTATGCTCTTGACCCTGTGTCCTCACCTTTTAGGTCTTGAGGATAATAAACTTGCAAAGAATGATGAGAGCCGCGATGGGAAGACTCACAGAGGCTTTTATATACATCATATGGTCCTTATTATAGGCATACTGTGCTTTATTATGTTTTTAACCGAAGGTGCCATACTTGACTGGTCATCAGTGTATCTGCATCAGATGCGCAATGTGGCACTAGAAAACGCAGGCTATGGCTATGCATCCTTTGCCATTGCCATGACCCTGTTTAGATTAAGCGGCGATAAAATTGTAAGCTCTCTTGGCCGCCGCTTTACTATTGTCTCAGGATCCCTCTGTGTCTTTGCAGGATTTGCCACCACTGTTATCATGCCATCTGTTATAGGTGTTATGACAGGTTTCTTTTTAATTGGTGTAGGTGCCTCAAATATTGTGCCACAGCTTATATCCTATATTGCCAAAAGAAAGGAAATGCCTATGCATGTCTCTATTACCTATGTCAATGCGCTAGGCTATATAGGCATACTCTCAGGCCCTGCTCTTATTGGTTTTATTGCACAAAGAATTGGTCTTGAGATGACATTTTTATGTCTTGGTATCAATGTGCTTATTTTAGGCCTGGTAAGCTTTGTCATTTTAAGAACAGA
- the gltX gene encoding glutamate--tRNA ligase → MVKTRFAPSPTGYLHVGGARTALFSWLYARHCGGQFVLRIEDTDRERSTQPAIDAILESMQWLDLSWDEGPYYQTKRFDRYKEVIDELIAKGHAYKCYCSKERLEAMREEQMKEGKKPRYDGHCRHDETQHSADEPYVVRFRNPDTGTVAFDDMVKGHIEFQNSELDDFIIQRSDGTPTYNFCVVVDDFDMGITHVIRGDDHVNNTPRQINLYKAMGAAVPVFGHLAMILGDDGTKLSKRHGAVSVMQYREDGYLPEALLNYLVRLGWSHGDQELFSREQMIELFTPEAITKSASSFNTKKLNWINAQYIKTLPVEQVAAELLWHMEREGLNKDNGPDPVLVVKAYAERCQTLKEMAQKARCYYEDFSEYDAAGVKKWIKEGSIEVLERSLVALEGLESWDAASIDKVLEELAASMEIGMGKVGQPLRLAMTGTPTSPGIGDTMLLVGRERTYARIKQAIEHFSK, encoded by the coding sequence ATGGTTAAGACCCGTTTTGCTCCATCTCCTACCGGTTATCTGCATGTGGGCGGTGCGAGAACTGCTTTATTTTCATGGTTATACGCAAGACATTGCGGCGGTCAGTTTGTATTACGTATTGAGGACACTGACAGAGAAAGATCAACACAGCCTGCTATCGATGCCATTTTAGAGTCCATGCAGTGGCTCGATCTGTCATGGGACGAGGGTCCTTACTATCAGACTAAAAGATTTGACAGATACAAAGAGGTTATTGATGAGCTTATAGCCAAAGGTCATGCCTATAAGTGCTACTGCTCAAAAGAGCGTCTTGAGGCTATGCGTGAAGAGCAGATGAAAGAGGGCAAAAAGCCACGCTATGACGGTCACTGCCGCCATGATGAGACGCAGCATAGTGCTGATGAGCCATATGTAGTGCGCTTTAGAAATCCAGATACAGGCACTGTAGCCTTTGATGATATGGTAAAGGGTCATATTGAATTTCAAAACAGCGAGCTTGATGACTTTATCATTCAAAGATCAGATGGCACCCCAACCTATAACTTCTGTGTGGTAGTAGACGATTTTGATATGGGTATTACCCACGTTATCCGCGGTGATGATCATGTCAACAATACCCCAAGACAGATTAATCTGTACAAGGCTATGGGCGCAGCTGTTCCTGTCTTTGGTCATCTTGCCATGATTTTAGGTGACGATGGCACCAAACTCTCCAAGCGTCACGGCGCTGTATCTGTAATGCAGTATCGTGAAGATGGCTATCTGCCTGAGGCTCTTTTAAATTATCTGGTACGTCTTGGCTGGTCCCATGGCGATCAGGAGCTATTTAGCCGTGAGCAGATGATTGAATTATTCACCCCAGAGGCCATTACCAAGAGTGCCTCAAGCTTTAATACCAAAAAGCTCAACTGGATCAATGCCCAGTATATAAAGACACTGCCTGTAGAACAGGTGGCAGCAGAGCTTTTATGGCATATGGAGCGCGAGGGTTTAAACAAGGACAATGGTCCTGATCCTGTGCTTGTAGTCAAGGCCTATGCCGAGAGATGTCAGACTCTAAAGGAGATGGCACAAAAGGCCCGCTGCTATTATGAGGACTTTAGTGAGTATGATGCTGCCGGCGTTAAAAAATGGATTAAAGAGGGCAGTATTGAAGTGCTTGAGAGATCACTTGTAGCCCTTGAGGGTCTTGAGAGCTGGGATGCGGCCTCTATTGATAAGGTACTTGAGGAACTTGCCGCCAGCATGGAAATTGGCATGGGCAAG